From one Planctomycetota bacterium genomic stretch:
- a CDS encoding Gldg family protein translates to MIRKHVVGAVFRRNFQGYFRSPTGYVFIAVFIVLSAAVAFWRDVFFGNNLANLDTLNEFFPYLLLFFVPAVAMGSWAEERKQGTDELLLTLPATDLEVLLGKYLAALGIYGVALFFSLSHVVVLAFLGRPDLGVMLGTYLGYAFLGAALLPVAMTASLATSSMTVAFILGAVFCAVPVFLGQAGTLLGRGAESLGVWRPFEDFARGVLSLQAVLYFASVAVLFMYLNLRLLGRRHRSDAATWGHFAARAASLLTAAVCLGVLSGRLGWRADLTSERLHSLTGHTREVLQRIDPGRPVQIQAFVSPEVPPSYVQARKTLLDTLREVDALGGDRVHLRIVDTERYSAEAREAERFGIRSEKVSEVEEGERETREIFMGLVFTCGTEEVVVPFFHRGLSAEYEIVRSIGTVSGLKRKRVGIATTDARMFGGFDFTSMRSQPEWQIVAELKKQYEVVQVSLDQALSETYDCLIVAMPSSLTQAQMDHLAAYVRKGHPVLLFDDPYPTFNPGLAPDQPKQAARGGMFFAPPPPSEPKGDMRKFCDQIGLRWEADAFVWDTWNPYPPFREYPREVVFLGAGSPNPETFNPEDPITSGLQEMVLIFPGEVQRRTDLPLKFIPLLQTTRRSGILHRNQVLERSFFGTTLNEDRVHLPGGTELCLAARVEGELPAASSAEGQPPGPAARIKLVFVADLDCVSDVFFDLRRRGLQGLNFDNVTFVLNCVDVLAGDPSYVELRKRRGRHRTLERVEALTKAHEERLLLKIQEAEEQAKKKLDEAQKRLNEKVEELRKRTDLDARTKDIMIRQMEDVENRRFEAAKKEIEDEKDAEIERSRTDKEQAVKAIRKRIKILAVALPPVPAVLICLAVFVQRLSGARRV, encoded by the coding sequence ATGATCCGCAAGCACGTGGTCGGGGCGGTCTTCCGCCGCAACTTCCAGGGCTATTTCCGGTCGCCCACCGGGTACGTCTTCATCGCCGTCTTCATCGTGCTGTCGGCGGCGGTGGCCTTCTGGCGGGACGTCTTCTTCGGCAACAACCTCGCGAATCTGGACACGCTGAACGAATTCTTCCCCTACCTTCTTCTCTTCTTCGTTCCCGCGGTCGCCATGGGCTCGTGGGCGGAGGAGCGCAAGCAGGGGACGGACGAGCTCCTGCTGACGCTGCCGGCGACGGACCTGGAGGTGCTTCTCGGAAAATATCTCGCGGCGCTCGGGATCTACGGGGTGGCCCTCTTTTTCTCGCTGTCGCACGTCGTGGTCCTGGCCTTCCTGGGCCGCCCCGACCTGGGGGTGATGCTGGGGACGTATCTCGGGTACGCCTTCCTGGGAGCGGCGCTTCTGCCGGTGGCGATGACGGCGTCGCTGGCGACGTCGAGCATGACGGTGGCGTTCATCCTCGGGGCGGTGTTCTGCGCGGTGCCGGTGTTCCTCGGGCAGGCGGGGACGCTGCTGGGGCGGGGCGCCGAGAGCCTGGGGGTCTGGCGGCCCTTCGAAGACTTCGCGCGCGGCGTGCTCTCCCTTCAGGCGGTGCTCTACTTCGCGTCGGTGGCGGTTCTTTTCATGTATCTGAATCTGCGGCTTCTGGGGCGCCGGCACCGGTCGGACGCGGCGACGTGGGGCCATTTCGCGGCCCGCGCGGCGTCGCTTCTGACGGCGGCCGTCTGCCTGGGGGTGCTCTCGGGGCGGCTCGGGTGGCGCGCGGATCTGACGAGCGAGCGGCTGCATTCGCTCACGGGTCACACGCGCGAGGTTCTCCAGAGGATCGACCCCGGCCGGCCCGTCCAGATTCAGGCCTTCGTCAGCCCCGAGGTGCCGCCGAGCTACGTTCAGGCCCGCAAGACGCTGCTCGATACGCTGCGCGAAGTGGACGCCCTGGGCGGCGACCGGGTGCATCTGCGGATCGTGGACACGGAGCGCTACAGCGCCGAGGCGCGGGAAGCGGAGCGCTTCGGGATCCGGTCCGAGAAAGTGAGCGAAGTGGAGGAAGGGGAGCGCGAGACCCGGGAGATCTTCATGGGGCTCGTCTTCACCTGCGGGACCGAAGAGGTCGTGGTGCCTTTCTTCCACCGGGGGCTCTCCGCCGAGTACGAGATCGTGCGCTCGATCGGCACGGTTTCGGGCCTCAAGCGCAAGAGGGTCGGGATCGCCACGACGGATGCCCGGATGTTCGGGGGGTTCGATTTCACGAGCATGCGTTCCCAGCCGGAGTGGCAGATCGTGGCCGAGCTCAAGAAGCAGTACGAGGTCGTCCAGGTCTCGCTCGACCAGGCCCTTTCGGAGACCTACGACTGCCTGATCGTGGCGATGCCGAGCTCGCTGACGCAGGCGCAGATGGACCATCTGGCGGCCTACGTCCGCAAGGGCCATCCGGTGCTCCTGTTCGACGACCCGTATCCGACGTTCAATCCGGGGCTGGCGCCCGATCAGCCCAAACAGGCGGCGAGGGGAGGCATGTTCTTCGCGCCGCCGCCGCCTTCGGAGCCCAAGGGCGACATGCGCAAGTTCTGCGATCAGATCGGTCTTCGCTGGGAGGCGGACGCCTTCGTGTGGGACACGTGGAATCCCTATCCGCCGTTCCGCGAATATCCGCGGGAGGTGGTCTTCCTGGGGGCGGGGAGCCCCAATCCCGAGACCTTCAATCCCGAGGACCCGATCACGTCGGGCCTCCAGGAGATGGTGCTCATTTTCCCGGGCGAGGTGCAGCGGCGGACCGATCTGCCGCTCAAGTTCATCCCGCTGCTTCAGACCACGCGGCGCAGCGGCATCCTCCATCGAAATCAGGTTCTCGAGCGCAGTTTCTTCGGGACGACCCTCAACGAGGATCGCGTGCACCTGCCGGGCGGGACGGAGCTCTGCCTGGCGGCGCGGGTGGAGGGGGAGCTGCCGGCCGCCTCCTCCGCCGAGGGGCAGCCCCCCGGGCCGGCCGCCCGGATCAAGCTCGTCTTCGTGGCCGATCTCGACTGCGTTTCGGACGTCTTCTTCGATCTCCGGCGACGGGGCCTCCAGGGGCTGAACTTCGACAACGTCACGTTCGTTCTCAACTGCGTGGACGTGCTGGCGGGGGATCCCTCCTACGTGGAGCTGCGCAAGCGCCGGGGGCGCCACCGGACGCTGGAGCGGGTGGAAGCCCTCACCAAGGCCCACGAGGAGAGGCTTCTCCTCAAGATTCAGGAAGCCGAGGAGCAGGCCAAGAAAAAGCTCGACGAGGCGCAGAAGCGGCTCAACGAAAAGGTGGAGGAACTCCGCAAGC